The Sphingomonas sp. genome contains a region encoding:
- a CDS encoding tryptophan halogenase family protein — MTGRQSLRVVIVGGGTSGWMAAAAIARLLPARCSLHLIESEAIGVIGVGEATLPHIRSFVEKLGIREADFMAWTRGTFKLGIEFRDWGKIGDSYVHPFGTFGRGKGEVDFHHYWTRLRCAGAEVPPLEAFSYACMLARANRFEVPAADPAQLASTYGYAYQFDALLFAPYLRSIAEGLGAIRSEGKVVEVLRDGASGDITAVHLDDGQVIEGDLFIDCSGFRSLLLGEALEEPFEDWNHWLPADRAVAMPCRTETSVTPYTSAIAMPAGWRWRIPLQHRTGNGYVFASAFTSDDAAAQALTQAVEGAPLADPRFLRFRAGRRRRSWVNNCVAIGLASGFLEPLESTSIYLVQQAITALIELFPEATISPVDRDEFNRLIDLEYDRIRDFLILHYHATTRSDSDFWHYVRTMEVPDSLAEKIELFRRAGRVVKYREGVFLDASWIAVYVGQGIVPEGYDPRADLPDADSLMRGMQALRAEIDATVAQVPEHLRYIDQYCAMAAAA; from the coding sequence ATGACCGGGCGACAGAGTCTACGGGTTGTGATCGTCGGAGGGGGAACGTCGGGCTGGATGGCCGCGGCTGCCATTGCGCGTTTGTTGCCAGCACGTTGCAGTCTGCACCTCATAGAGTCCGAGGCGATCGGCGTGATCGGCGTCGGCGAAGCGACGCTGCCGCACATCCGCAGCTTCGTGGAAAAGCTCGGCATTCGCGAAGCCGATTTCATGGCCTGGACGCGCGGTACGTTCAAATTGGGTATCGAATTTCGCGACTGGGGCAAGATCGGCGACAGCTATGTCCATCCCTTCGGCACGTTCGGGCGCGGCAAGGGGGAGGTGGACTTCCACCATTACTGGACCCGGCTGCGGTGTGCGGGGGCGGAGGTGCCGCCGCTCGAAGCCTTTTCCTATGCCTGCATGCTCGCGCGTGCCAACCGCTTCGAGGTACCGGCGGCCGATCCCGCGCAGCTCGCCTCCACCTATGGCTATGCCTATCAGTTCGATGCGCTGCTATTCGCGCCCTATCTGCGCAGCATCGCCGAGGGGCTGGGGGCGATCCGCAGCGAGGGCAAGGTGGTCGAGGTGCTGCGCGACGGCGCGAGCGGCGACATCACCGCCGTCCACCTGGACGATGGCCAAGTAATCGAAGGCGACCTGTTCATCGATTGCTCGGGCTTCCGCTCGCTGCTGCTCGGCGAGGCGCTGGAGGAACCGTTCGAGGACTGGAACCACTGGCTGCCCGCCGACCGCGCCGTGGCGATGCCGTGCCGAACCGAAACCTCGGTCACGCCCTATACCAGCGCGATCGCCATGCCGGCCGGGTGGCGCTGGCGCATTCCGCTACAGCACCGCACCGGCAACGGCTATGTCTTCGCCAGCGCCTTCACCTCGGACGATGCGGCGGCCCAGGCGCTGACCCAGGCGGTGGAGGGCGCGCCGCTCGCCGATCCGCGCTTCCTGCGCTTCCGGGCCGGGCGGCGCCGGCGCAGCTGGGTGAACAACTGCGTGGCGATCGGGCTGGCCAGCGGCTTTCTGGAGCCGCTCGAATCGACCAGCATCTATCTGGTCCAGCAGGCGATCACCGCGCTGATCGAGCTGTTCCCGGAAGCCACGATCTCGCCGGTGGACCGGGACGAGTTCAACCGCCTGATCGATCTCGAATATGATCGCATCCGCGACTTCCTGATCCTCCACTATCATGCGACCACGCGATCGGATTCGGACTTCTGGCACTATGTCCGCACCATGGAAGTGCCCGACAGCCTGGCCGAGAAGATCGAGCTGTTCCGCCGCGCGGGGCGGGTGGTGAAGTATCGCGAAGGGGTGTTCCTGGATGCGAGCTGGATCGCCGTCTATGTCGGCCAGGGGATCGTTCCGGAAGGCTATGACCCGCGCGCGGACCTGCCGGACGCCGACAGCCTGATGCGCGGCATGCAGGCGCTGCGGGCGGAAATCGACGCCACCGTCGCGCAGGTCCCCGAGCATCTGCGCTATATCGACCAATATTGCGCGATGGCGGCGGCGGCATGA
- a CDS encoding tryptophan 7-halogenase: MSLRRILVVGGGMVGWSAAAALKRRLPQLDITIVPVAPPADALADRIASTLPSILGFHGDLGIGLGDAVLRTGSHYRLGTLFRGWVEGAPDYVHAYGRAGMPIGGAPFSAIWARAAASGVAPPFDTLSAAAMMGRTGRFVTPQAEGLLAEHSFGLTLDIPRYTAMLMAFARHVGVQGHLGEVAQVEQDARGDIAAVVLDDGTRLTADLYCDCTGPAARLHGAMAVPREDWQAWLPCDRIVLEEVAGDDEAAPMEQVTATGHGWRWVGARQRGTVFCAASGAPDEGAVAFRSGATLEPWRGNVVAIGDAAVGVEPLEWSNLHLAHSAIDRLIAMLPAGRPHPLEAAEYNRQALAEARRVRDFLVLHYATARRDTPFWQARAQTGLPESLAHTLRLFRERGRLPYYEEETFDRDSWLAVLFGQQVLPRRIDPLTDAVPPAEAAAALASLRHSIAQAVEPVPTAARFRALQLERLHARA; encoded by the coding sequence ATGAGCTTGCGCCGTATTCTCGTCGTCGGCGGGGGCATGGTAGGGTGGTCGGCCGCCGCCGCGCTCAAGCGCCGCCTCCCGCAGCTGGACATCACGATCGTGCCGGTCGCGCCGCCCGCCGATGCGCTGGCGGACCGCATCGCCAGCACGCTGCCCTCGATCCTCGGCTTCCACGGCGACTTGGGCATCGGGCTCGGCGATGCGGTGTTGCGCACCGGCAGCCACTATCGCCTCGGCACCCTGTTTCGCGGCTGGGTGGAGGGCGCCCCGGACTATGTGCATGCCTATGGCCGGGCGGGCATGCCGATCGGCGGCGCGCCTTTTTCTGCGATATGGGCACGCGCTGCCGCCTCGGGTGTCGCTCCGCCATTCGATACGCTGTCGGCGGCCGCCATGATGGGGCGGACGGGCCGGTTCGTCACGCCGCAGGCCGAGGGCCTCCTTGCCGAGCACAGCTTCGGCCTCACGCTCGACATCCCGCGCTACACCGCGATGCTGATGGCGTTCGCCCGCCACGTGGGCGTGCAGGGCCATCTCGGCGAGGTGGCGCAGGTCGAGCAGGACGCGCGGGGCGACATCGCGGCCGTGGTCCTGGACGACGGTACTCGTCTCACGGCCGATCTTTACTGCGATTGCACCGGCCCTGCCGCCCGCCTGCACGGGGCGATGGCGGTGCCCCGCGAGGATTGGCAGGCGTGGCTGCCCTGCGACCGGATCGTGCTGGAAGAGGTTGCCGGCGACGACGAAGCAGCGCCGATGGAGCAGGTCACCGCGACCGGCCATGGCTGGCGCTGGGTGGGCGCCCGCCAGCGCGGCACCGTCTTCTGCGCCGCGTCGGGGGCGCCGGACGAAGGCGCGGTTGCCTTCCGCTCGGGTGCCACGCTGGAGCCCTGGCGCGGGAACGTCGTCGCAATCGGCGATGCCGCCGTCGGCGTGGAGCCGCTCGAGTGGAGCAATCTCCATCTCGCGCACAGCGCCATCGACCGGCTGATAGCGATGCTGCCCGCCGGTCGGCCCCATCCGCTGGAGGCCGCCGAATATAACCGGCAGGCGCTCGCCGAGGCGCGGCGCGTGCGCGACTTCCTGGTGCTCCATTACGCCACCGCCCGGCGCGATACGCCGTTCTGGCAGGCGCGGGCGCAGACCGGGCTGCCGGAATCGCTCGCGCATACGCTGCGCCTGTTTCGCGAGCGCGGCCGCCTGCCCTATTATGAGGAGGAGACCTTCGACCGCGATAGCTGGCTGGCCGTGCTGTTCGGCCAGCAGGTGCTGCCCCGCCGTATCGATCCGCTGACCGATGCAGTGCCGCCCGCCGAAGCGGCAGCCGCGCTGGCGTCGCTGCGGCACAGCATCGCCCAGGCGGTGGAGCCGGTCCCCACCGCCGCACGATTCCGTGCCCTGCAGCTGGAGCGCCTCCATGCACGCGCATAG
- a CDS encoding tryptophan halogenase family protein, producing MHAHSIREVVIVGGGTAGWMAAAAFSRFLDNGYTRITLVESDEIGTVGVGEATIPPILRFNQMIGLAENQFLAEAGGTFKLGIEFVDWGALGDRYFHPFGNYGQDLEGVPFHQLYLRERAHQPMSEIAAWSMSAVAAAAGRFGRPSATAQSPIRELFYAFHFDAGLYAQLLRRLAESRGVTRIEGKVVSVAQRAEDGFVQSVTLADGRTVTGDLFIDCSGFRGLLIEETLGTGYEDWRHWLPCDRAIAAPCAAVGEPTPFTRSTARAAGWQWRIPLQHRIGNGLVYCSDDLDDDAAERQLLDALESPALAEPRRLRFTTGRRRALWSHNVVALGLAGGFLEPLESTSIHLIQSGIARLLALFPDKRCDPIEREEYNRQMVALYDDVRDFIILHYKLTNRDDSPFWNRCRTMDVPDSLAHRLALFGQKGRIFREASELFSSSSWVSVCLGQNLVPQDIDPMVDALDRDRVAAAMEQLRRGYQGTASQMPTHGAFLSRCLEGVRQAPS from the coding sequence ATGCACGCGCATAGCATCCGCGAGGTGGTGATCGTCGGCGGCGGCACGGCCGGGTGGATGGCGGCCGCAGCCTTCTCGCGCTTCCTTGACAATGGCTATACCCGCATCACCCTGGTCGAGTCCGACGAGATCGGCACGGTGGGGGTGGGCGAAGCGACGATCCCGCCGATCCTGCGCTTCAACCAGATGATCGGGCTTGCCGAGAACCAGTTCCTCGCGGAGGCCGGCGGCACCTTCAAGCTGGGCATCGAGTTCGTCGACTGGGGTGCGCTCGGCGACCGCTATTTCCATCCCTTCGGCAATTACGGCCAGGATCTGGAAGGGGTGCCGTTCCACCAGCTCTATCTGCGCGAGCGGGCACACCAGCCGATGTCGGAGATCGCCGCCTGGTCGATGAGTGCGGTGGCCGCTGCAGCCGGCCGGTTCGGGCGTCCCTCCGCCACGGCGCAGTCCCCAATCCGCGAGCTGTTCTACGCCTTCCACTTCGACGCAGGCCTGTACGCGCAGCTCCTGCGCAGGCTGGCGGAATCGCGCGGGGTTACCCGCATCGAGGGAAAGGTCGTCAGCGTGGCGCAGCGGGCGGAAGACGGGTTCGTCCAATCGGTGACGCTCGCCGACGGGCGCACCGTCACGGGCGACCTGTTCATCGATTGCTCGGGCTTTCGGGGGCTGCTGATCGAGGAGACGCTGGGCACCGGCTACGAGGATTGGCGGCACTGGCTGCCCTGCGACCGTGCGATCGCGGCGCCTTGCGCCGCAGTGGGAGAGCCCACGCCCTTTACCCGCTCCACCGCGCGCGCGGCGGGCTGGCAGTGGCGCATTCCGCTGCAGCACCGGATTGGCAACGGCCTGGTCTATTGCAGCGACGATCTGGACGACGACGCTGCCGAGCGGCAACTCCTGGACGCGCTGGAATCGCCGGCTCTGGCCGAGCCGCGCCGCCTGCGCTTCACCACCGGGCGGCGGCGTGCGCTCTGGTCGCACAACGTCGTGGCGCTTGGCCTTGCGGGCGGCTTTCTCGAGCCGCTCGAGTCGACGAGCATTCATCTGATCCAGAGCGGCATCGCGCGCCTGCTCGCGCTGTTTCCCGACAAGCGGTGCGATCCGATCGAGCGGGAGGAATATAACCGGCAGATGGTGGCGCTGTACGATGATGTGCGCGATTTCATCATTCTCCACTACAAGCTGACCAACCGCGACGACTCTCCCTTCTGGAACCGCTGTCGCACGATGGACGTGCCGGACAGCCTGGCGCACCGGCTCGCACTGTTCGGCCAAAAGGGACGGATCTTCCGCGAAGCTTCCGAACTTTTCTCGAGCTCCAGCTGGGTTTCCGTCTGCCTGGGCCAGAATCTCGTCCCCCAGGACATCGACCCCATGGTCGACGCGCTGGACCGCGATCGCGTTGCCGCGGCAATGGAGCAACTCCGCCGCGGTTATCAGGGAACCGCGTCGCAGATGCCGACGCACGGCGCTTTCTTGTCCCGGTGCCTGGAAGGGGTGCGGCAGGCCCCTTCTTGA
- a CDS encoding DUF1348 family protein has translation MSRPPLPPFTQETAVQKVRLAEDGWNTRDAAKVALAYTLDTRWRNRVEFANNREEAQAFLARKWNSEHEYRLIKELWAFTGNRIAVRYAYEYRDDNGQWFRAYGNENWLFAEDGLMSNRYACINEMPIAEPDRKFHWPLGRRPDGHPSLSDLGL, from the coding sequence ATGTCTCGTCCCCCTTTGCCCCCATTCACCCAAGAAACCGCCGTCCAAAAGGTCCGCCTCGCCGAGGACGGCTGGAACACGCGCGATGCCGCGAAGGTCGCGCTCGCCTACACGCTCGACACCCGGTGGCGTAACCGGGTGGAGTTTGCCAATAATCGCGAGGAAGCGCAGGCGTTCCTCGCGCGCAAATGGAACAGCGAACACGAATATCGGCTCATCAAGGAGCTCTGGGCCTTCACTGGCAATCGTATCGCGGTGCGCTACGCCTATGAGTATCGGGACGATAACGGCCAATGGTTCCGTGCCTATGGCAACGAGAACTGGTTGTTCGCCGAGGATGGCCTGATGTCGAACCGCTATGCTTGCATCAACGAGATGCCGATCGCCGAACCGGATCGCAAATTCCACTGGCCGCTCGGCCGCCGCCCGGACGGTCATCCCTCGCTCAGCGACCTCGGGCTATGA
- a CDS encoding TetR/AcrR family transcriptional regulator encodes MTGKRVLTTRENALPALAEAFREYGFEGASLAVLSKATGLGKGSLYNFFPGGKEEMMEAVLAEIDRWFADTIFASLVQAEDPAAAVTAMFDEVTAYFRSGRRVCLVGALGLNVGGGAFAATINGYFSRWIAALARCLEVANVPPASAAVLAEEAVSGIQGAIVLARALGEHGTFNRIVDRQRASLLAAIRDGATP; translated from the coding sequence ATGACCGGCAAGCGCGTCCTCACCACCCGCGAGAACGCATTGCCTGCTCTGGCAGAAGCGTTTCGCGAATATGGCTTCGAGGGCGCGAGCCTGGCGGTACTGTCGAAGGCGACCGGCCTTGGCAAAGGCAGCCTCTATAACTTCTTCCCGGGCGGGAAGGAGGAGATGATGGAAGCAGTGCTTGCCGAAATCGATCGCTGGTTCGCCGATACCATCTTCGCATCGCTGGTGCAGGCCGAGGATCCGGCGGCGGCGGTTACGGCGATGTTCGACGAGGTGACGGCCTATTTTCGCTCCGGGCGGAGGGTCTGCCTTGTCGGCGCGCTCGGCCTCAACGTCGGCGGCGGCGCGTTCGCGGCGACGATCAATGGCTATTTCAGCCGCTGGATCGCGGCACTGGCCCGTTGTCTCGAGGTGGCGAACGTCCCTCCCGCCTCGGCGGCGGTGCTGGCCGAGGAGGCGGTGTCCGGCATCCAGGGCGCGATCGTCTTGGCGCGGGCGCTGGGCGAGCACGGCACCTTCAATCGCATCGTCGACCGCCAGCGTGCCAGCTTGCTGGCTGCCATCCGCGACGGCGCAACCCCCTGA
- a CDS encoding pyridoxamine 5'-phosphate oxidase family protein, which yields MAQTYLHQMFGPGSRALQAAAGSRTSYARMESQAGALDVLTARELDFIAARDSFYIASVSEGGWPYVQHRGGPAGFLHHIADNRLAFVDFQGNRQYLSTANLAADDRVSLFLIDYPARRRLKLIGHARTSEDPAEIAALTPAGYNAVPERLFLIDIVGFDWNCPQHITPRFTEAEIAAAHQPLIDELARLRARISELEGARP from the coding sequence ATGGCGCAGACCTATCTCCATCAGATGTTCGGCCCCGGCTCGCGTGCGCTGCAGGCGGCAGCCGGATCACGTACCTCCTATGCGCGCATGGAAAGCCAGGCCGGCGCGCTCGACGTGCTGACCGCAAGGGAGCTCGATTTCATCGCGGCACGCGACAGCTTCTATATCGCGAGCGTGAGCGAAGGTGGCTGGCCCTATGTTCAGCACCGGGGCGGCCCCGCCGGCTTTCTGCATCACATCGCCGATAACCGGCTCGCCTTCGTCGACTTTCAAGGGAATCGTCAGTATCTCTCGACGGCGAACCTGGCTGCGGACGATCGCGTCTCCCTGTTTCTGATCGACTATCCCGCACGGCGCCGGCTCAAATTGATCGGCCACGCACGGACAAGCGAAGATCCGGCGGAAATCGCCGCGCTGACGCCTGCGGGATATAACGCGGTGCCGGAGCGTCTTTTCCTGATCGATATCGTCGGCTTCGACTGGAATTGTCCCCAGCATATCACCCCGCGCTTCACCGAGGCGGAGATTGCTGCAGCCCATCAACCCCTTATCGACGAGCTCGCACGACTGCGCGCGCGGATATCGGAACTGGAAGGAGCACGTCCATGA
- a CDS encoding VOC family protein, translating into MTGRLTCGVHHVGLTVPDLDEAREFFCDVLGFDVVGGAPDYPAVFVSDGNALITLWRAGDPATARTFDRRANIGLHHLSLAVADEDALAAAWRKLSTHPGVTVDVAPQPIQSGAAARHFLVFIPGGIRLEFATART; encoded by the coding sequence ATGACCGGCAGGCTGACCTGTGGCGTTCACCATGTGGGGCTCACCGTTCCCGATCTCGACGAGGCGCGCGAATTCTTTTGCGATGTCCTCGGTTTCGACGTCGTCGGCGGTGCGCCCGACTATCCGGCGGTCTTCGTGTCCGATGGGAACGCGCTGATCACCTTGTGGCGCGCGGGCGACCCCGCGACGGCGCGCACCTTCGATCGTCGCGCCAATATCGGCCTCCATCATCTTTCGCTCGCGGTCGCCGACGAGGATGCGCTTGCGGCGGCGTGGCGTAAGCTTAGCACCCACCCCGGCGTCACCGTTGATGTGGCGCCCCAGCCGATCCAATCTGGAGCAGCCGCCCGCCACTTCCTCGTCTTCATCCCGGGCGGAATCAGGTTGGAGTTCGCGACCGCGCGCACGTGA